A genome region from Crossiella equi includes the following:
- a CDS encoding ATP-binding cassette domain-containing protein, which translates to MSTYLKPVVALRDVCKRFKNTHALDGVTLRIGAGEVFGLLGPNGAGKTTLVRILTTLTRADAGEVTVFGHDVRREPDRVRALLGLAGQYSTVDDRLTGRENLELLSRLRGLRGRLAKTTASELLDRFRLTDAARRVVSGYSGGMRRRLDLAAALIGEPRLVVLDEPTTGLDPEARLDTWDAITNLVEGGTTVLLTTQYLDEADRLADRIAVIDHGRVIAEGTADELKGATGAGRLVIGVAHEHDLDLAARIAAEAGGGPVTVDRRARRVEAGVTDGPATLAGALEMLRGNEVELLDLALSRPTLDEVFLRLTARSPERVPAGER; encoded by the coding sequence GTGAGCACTTATCTAAAACCGGTAGTGGCTTTGCGAGACGTCTGTAAACGTTTCAAGAATACGCACGCGCTCGACGGCGTCACGCTCCGGATTGGTGCGGGAGAGGTTTTCGGATTGCTCGGTCCGAATGGTGCCGGGAAGACCACGCTTGTCCGGATCCTGACAACGCTGACGCGGGCCGACGCGGGCGAGGTGACGGTGTTCGGCCACGACGTGCGCCGCGAACCGGACCGCGTGCGGGCCCTGCTCGGCCTGGCCGGGCAGTACTCCACAGTGGACGACCGGCTCACCGGCCGGGAGAACCTGGAGCTGCTGTCCCGGCTGCGCGGTCTGCGCGGCCGCCTGGCCAAGACCACGGCCAGCGAGCTGCTGGACCGCTTCCGCCTCACCGACGCCGCCCGCCGCGTGGTAAGCGGTTACTCCGGTGGCATGCGCAGGCGCCTGGACCTGGCCGCCGCGCTCATCGGCGAACCGCGCCTGGTCGTGCTGGACGAGCCCACCACCGGCCTGGACCCGGAGGCCCGCCTGGACACCTGGGACGCCATCACCAACCTGGTCGAGGGCGGCACCACGGTCCTGCTGACCACCCAGTACCTGGACGAGGCCGACCGGCTGGCCGACCGCATCGCCGTCATCGACCACGGCCGGGTCATCGCCGAGGGCACCGCGGACGAGCTCAAGGGCGCCACCGGCGCGGGCCGCCTGGTCATCGGCGTGGCGCACGAGCACGACCTGGACCTGGCCGCGCGCATCGCCGCCGAGGCGGGCGGCGGCCCGGTCACCGTGGACCGCCGGGCCCGCCGCGTGGAGGCCGGGGTCACCGACGGCCCCGCCACCCTGGCCGGTGCGCTGGAGATGTTGCGCGGCAACGAGGTCGAGCTGCTGGACCTGGCGCTGAGCCGCCCCACCCTGGACGAGGTGTTCCTGCGCCTGACCGCGCGCTCGCCCGAACGCGTCCCGGCGGGGGAGCGGTGA
- a CDS encoding ABC transporter permease → MNAVLRTALESGDLARRNLLHLRRNPTLILAGLVEPVLFALLIGYVFGGSMGGDAYREYIVPGLLAQTVTFSASLTTVGLAWDLQTGSVDRFRALPISRISLLFGRTSADMVMVVASIAVTAATGLAIGWRPHTGFWPVLAGFLLVVLYAFALSWVGAFIALVAPNAQVAGSFGLLWLFPATFVSSGFVASASLPAPLQAVAAWSPVSSLSNALRALFGNSAPPDFPAQHGWAAENPITYGLLCTVLLVVLFATLATWRYRNRTRS, encoded by the coding sequence GTGAACGCCGTGCTGCGGACCGCGCTGGAGAGCGGCGACCTGGCCCGCCGCAACCTGCTGCACCTGCGCCGCAACCCCACCCTGATCCTGGCCGGGCTGGTCGAGCCGGTGCTGTTCGCACTGCTCATCGGCTACGTCTTCGGCGGCAGCATGGGCGGGGACGCCTACCGCGAGTACATCGTGCCCGGCCTGCTCGCCCAGACCGTCACCTTCAGCGCCTCCCTCACCACCGTCGGCCTGGCCTGGGACCTCCAGACCGGCTCGGTCGACCGCTTCCGCGCGCTGCCGATCTCCCGGATCAGCCTGCTGTTCGGGCGCACCAGTGCGGACATGGTCATGGTGGTGGCCAGCATCGCGGTCACCGCGGCCACCGGCCTGGCCATCGGCTGGCGCCCGCACACCGGGTTCTGGCCGGTGCTGGCCGGGTTCCTGCTCGTGGTGCTCTACGCCTTCGCGCTGTCCTGGGTCGGCGCGTTCATCGCCCTGGTCGCGCCCAACGCGCAGGTCGCGGGCAGCTTCGGGCTGCTGTGGCTGTTCCCGGCCACCTTCGTCTCCTCCGGTTTCGTGGCCAGCGCCTCCCTGCCCGCCCCGTTGCAGGCGGTGGCCGCGTGGAGCCCGGTCAGCTCGCTGTCCAACGCCCTGCGCGCGCTGTTCGGCAACAGCGCCCCGCCCGACTTCCCCGCCCAGCACGGCTGGGCCGCGGAGAACCCGATCACCTACGGCCTGCTGTGCACCGTGCTGCTGGTGGTCCTGTTCGCCACCCTCGCCACCTGGCGCTACCGCAACCGCACCCGAAGCTGA
- a CDS encoding thioesterase II family protein, with the protein MSATALLCLPFAGAGASFYRPWTRLAGEGLTVLPVQLPGRERLIDEPPYQDVASATEGLLVQARRLLGDTTRVALFGHSLGAVLAYELAHRLAAEPGLAVVRLFASGSPAPANQRQHRATGLSDEDFLQRVEEFAGYRHEALEDEEMREMILPTLRADVAMHENYVPTTDTPLPAPITAVRGLADTLVSTEEAAGWGKVTTVDFDLHEVPGGHMYLTGSAPALLDHIRTAVR; encoded by the coding sequence ATGTCCGCCACCGCCTTGCTGTGCCTGCCCTTCGCCGGAGCGGGTGCCTCCTTCTACCGTCCGTGGACCCGGCTCGCGGGGGAGGGGCTGACCGTGCTGCCGGTGCAGCTGCCCGGCCGCGAACGGCTCATCGACGAACCGCCGTACCAGGACGTGGCCTCGGCCACCGAGGGCCTGCTGGTCCAGGCCCGGAGGCTGCTCGGCGACACCACCCGGGTCGCGTTGTTCGGGCACAGCCTCGGCGCGGTGCTGGCCTACGAGCTGGCCCACCGCCTGGCCGCCGAACCCGGGCTGGCGGTCGTGCGGCTGTTCGCCAGCGGCTCCCCGGCACCGGCCAACCAGCGCCAGCACCGTGCCACCGGCCTGTCCGATGAGGACTTCCTCCAGCGCGTGGAGGAGTTCGCCGGGTACCGGCACGAAGCCCTGGAAGACGAGGAGATGCGGGAGATGATCCTGCCCACCCTGCGCGCGGACGTGGCCATGCACGAGAACTACGTGCCGACCACAGACACCCCGCTGCCCGCCCCGATCACCGCGGTCCGCGGCCTGGCCGACACCCTGGTCAGCACCGAGGAGGCCGCGGGCTGGGGCAAGGTCACCACCGTCGACTTCGACCTGCACGAGGTGCCCGGCGGCCACATGTACCTCACCGGTTCCGCGCCCGCGCTGCTCGACCACATCCGCACCGCGGTCCGGTGA
- a CDS encoding SDR family oxidoreductase: protein MSAVRLLGKTVLVTGAARGLGRATALACAAEGASLVLTDVCEDLPGVPYPLATASQLDHTAALCRAAGAAVLTTAVDVRETGQVRQAVAAAQDRFGTLDVVVNNAGIAAPSGRPVHEITEPEWQLMLDVDLSGAWRVIQAVGAAMVAQRSGSIVNIASTAGLVGYRHFAGYVAAKHGLIGLTKAAALDFAPAKVRVNAVCPGSVRDDIAMEGRMLAEIARALDVPVTEHETAFLTAQPMNALVEPADVAGAVVYLASEDARQVTGSVLTVDGGFSAR from the coding sequence GTGAGCGCCGTGCGACTGCTCGGCAAGACCGTGTTGGTCACCGGCGCCGCCCGCGGCCTGGGCCGGGCCACCGCCCTGGCCTGCGCGGCCGAGGGCGCGAGCCTGGTGCTCACCGACGTGTGCGAGGACCTGCCCGGCGTGCCCTACCCGCTGGCCACCGCGAGCCAGCTCGACCACACGGCTGCCCTGTGCCGTGCGGCCGGGGCCGCCGTGCTCACCACCGCCGTGGACGTGCGCGAGACCGGGCAGGTGCGGCAGGCCGTGGCCGCCGCCCAGGACCGGTTCGGCACGCTGGACGTGGTGGTGAACAACGCGGGCATCGCCGCCCCGTCCGGGCGCCCGGTGCACGAGATCACCGAGCCCGAGTGGCAGCTGATGCTGGACGTGGACCTCTCCGGCGCGTGGCGGGTGATCCAGGCCGTCGGCGCCGCCATGGTCGCCCAGCGCTCGGGCAGCATCGTCAACATCGCCTCCACCGCGGGCCTGGTCGGCTACCGGCACTTCGCGGGCTACGTCGCGGCCAAGCACGGCCTCATCGGCCTGACCAAGGCCGCCGCCCTGGACTTCGCCCCGGCCAAGGTCCGGGTGAACGCGGTCTGCCCCGGCTCGGTGCGCGACGACATCGCGATGGAGGGCCGCATGCTCGCCGAGATCGCCCGCGCCCTGGACGTGCCGGTCACCGAGCACGAGACCGCCTTCCTCACCGCCCAGCCGATGAACGCCCTGGTGGAGCCCGCCGACGTGGCGGGTGCGGTGGTGTACCTGGCCTCCGAGGACGCCCGCCAGGTCACCGGATCCGTGCTCACCGTCGACGGCGGCTTCAGCGCCCGCTGA
- a CDS encoding amino acid adenylation domain-containing protein → MHTCRASRTRLTAPVPLPRWTEHVPAPSDSELARRRRAGELTRPAHAPRQVQLVYTDGLADLVEVHPHPGLPAAAPPPPWGLGEDRPGVLVHRAALGGLGTRESWLTAVRSVLRRYDPDGDPQVAIPEHGAAGPAVAGLFFHDAPQCEELLPCQQVPYPLTVSVFRDATGIHLHVAHRREQISEAMAAQFLRHLRRARTEPEADLLDPGELARVVALGRPPGELPEVTGTVHGALARLAAEQPEAVAITDGANQVGYGELLDRATRLAGGLRDRGVQPGDRVGVCLERDAELVVTLLGVLAAGATYVPMDPAYPAQRLAHTVRDAALAVVLTRRPDFPGPAVAPDEVSGEPFLSTSDGAAYVIYTSGSTGRPKGVVVPHRNVLALVAATRPEYALSTADVWTWFHSSAFDFSVWEIWGCLLTGGRLVVVPYFVSREPDRFAELLAAEGVTVLSQTPSAFTQLLTVDHHALSPRLVVFGGEPLDARVLLPWFDQHPGSRVVNMFGITETTVHVTHQTLDRSLALAATRSVGPALPGWHLLVLDPEGRVQPPGVPGEICVGGAGVATGYLGQETLTAQRFRWNEHTGSRLYHSGDLGRLRPDGRLEHLGRIDSQVKLRGFRIELEEIRTVLLEDPSVRAAAVVVHQDDPADPATARLAAYVVPATADPAALRTRAAGLLPEYMLPTTITPLDTLPLTTNGKLDVAALPSPDTAPAPAAEPRTLSEHLAHIWQEVLGHPVGPDDDFFELGGNSLLAVRLGAAMRAQGLPQLRLRDLYRHPTIREVNDLLSA, encoded by the coding sequence ATGCACACCTGCCGCGCCTCGCGCACCCGCCTGACCGCCCCGGTCCCGCTGCCCCGGTGGACCGAGCACGTGCCCGCCCCGTCGGACTCCGAGCTGGCCCGGCGCCGCCGTGCCGGGGAACTGACCCGCCCGGCGCACGCCCCCCGCCAGGTGCAGCTGGTCTACACCGACGGCCTCGCCGACCTGGTCGAGGTCCACCCCCACCCCGGGCTGCCCGCCGCCGCGCCACCCCCGCCCTGGGGCCTGGGCGAGGACCGGCCGGGCGTGCTCGTGCACCGGGCCGCCCTGGGCGGCCTCGGCACCCGGGAGAGCTGGCTGACCGCGGTGCGCTCGGTGCTGCGCCGCTACGACCCGGACGGCGACCCGCAGGTGGCCATCCCCGAGCACGGCGCGGCCGGGCCCGCGGTGGCCGGGCTGTTCTTCCACGACGCGCCCCAGTGCGAGGAGCTCCTGCCCTGTCAGCAGGTGCCGTACCCGCTGACCGTGTCGGTGTTCCGGGACGCGACCGGGATCCACCTGCACGTGGCGCACCGGCGCGAGCAGATCTCCGAGGCGATGGCCGCGCAGTTCCTGCGGCACCTGCGCCGCGCGCGCACCGAGCCCGAGGCCGACCTGCTGGACCCCGGGGAGCTGGCCCGGGTGGTGGCCCTGGGACGGCCCCCGGGTGAGCTGCCCGAGGTGACCGGCACCGTCCACGGCGCGCTCGCCCGGCTCGCGGCCGAGCAGCCAGAGGCGGTCGCGATCACCGACGGCGCCAACCAGGTCGGCTACGGCGAGCTGCTCGACCGGGCCACCCGCCTCGCGGGCGGGCTGCGCGACCGCGGTGTCCAACCGGGCGACCGGGTCGGGGTGTGCCTGGAACGCGACGCGGAACTGGTCGTGACGCTGCTGGGCGTGCTGGCGGCGGGCGCGACCTACGTGCCGATGGACCCCGCCTACCCGGCGCAACGCCTGGCGCACACCGTGCGGGACGCCGCACTGGCGGTGGTGCTGACCCGCCGCCCGGACTTCCCCGGCCCGGCGGTGGCCCCGGACGAGGTCTCCGGTGAGCCGTTCCTGTCCACTTCGGACGGTGCCGCCTACGTCATCTACACCTCGGGCTCGACCGGCCGACCCAAGGGCGTGGTGGTCCCGCACCGGAACGTGCTCGCCCTGGTCGCGGCCACCCGGCCCGAGTACGCGCTGTCCACCGCGGACGTCTGGACCTGGTTCCACAGCAGCGCGTTCGACTTCTCGGTGTGGGAGATCTGGGGCTGCCTGCTCACCGGCGGCCGCCTGGTCGTGGTGCCCTACTTCGTCTCCCGCGAGCCGGACCGCTTCGCCGAGCTGCTGGCCGCCGAGGGGGTGACCGTGCTGAGCCAGACCCCGTCGGCGTTCACCCAGCTGCTGACCGTGGACCACCACGCGCTGTCCCCGCGCCTGGTGGTCTTCGGCGGCGAGCCCCTGGACGCCCGCGTGCTGCTGCCCTGGTTCGACCAGCACCCGGGTTCCCGTGTGGTCAACATGTTCGGCATCACCGAGACCACGGTGCACGTCACCCACCAGACCCTGGACCGCTCCCTGGCCCTGGCCGCCACCCGCTCGGTGGGCCCGGCCCTGCCCGGCTGGCACCTGCTGGTCCTCGACCCGGAGGGCCGGGTGCAGCCGCCCGGTGTGCCAGGCGAGATCTGCGTGGGCGGCGCGGGCGTGGCCACCGGCTACCTGGGCCAGGAGACCCTGACCGCACAACGCTTCCGCTGGAACGAGCACACCGGCAGCCGCCTGTACCACAGCGGCGACCTGGGCCGCCTGCGCCCGGACGGCCGCCTGGAACACCTGGGCCGCATCGACAGCCAGGTGAAACTGCGCGGCTTCCGCATCGAGCTGGAGGAGATCCGCACCGTCCTGCTGGAGGACCCGTCGGTGCGCGCGGCCGCGGTCGTGGTGCACCAGGACGACCCGGCGGACCCGGCCACCGCCCGCCTGGCCGCCTACGTCGTGCCCGCCACGGCGGACCCGGCTGCCCTGCGCACCCGGGCGGCTGGCCTGCTGCCGGAGTACATGCTGCCCACCACGATCACCCCGCTGGACACGTTGCCGTTGACCACCAACGGAAAGCTCGACGTGGCCGCCCTCCCGTCCCCCGACACCGCACCCGCCCCGGCCGCCGAACCGCGGACCCTGAGCGAGCACCTGGCCCACATCTGGCAGGAGGTGCTGGGCCACCCGGTGGGCCCGGACGACGACTTCTTCGAGCTGGGCGGCAACTCGCTGCTGGCGGTGCGCCTGGGGGCGGCCATGCGCGCGCAAGGCTTGCCACAACTACGGTTGCGCGACTTGTACCGCCATCCCACGATCCGGGAGGTGAACGACCTGCTCTCGGCCTGA
- a CDS encoding glycosyltransferase family 39 protein, whose product MISPSSARPATVPHTGSPSPTFRLPALASAVTVLVLGLIGLDTAQLWRDELATWSAARRSVAGLAGLAGNADAFYLPYYLLLHGWTSVFGDSAVSLRLPSLLACAGAAAAAAVLAGRWFGVRAAWCAGVLFALVPMVSRMAQEARPYGFVLLFTALATLALVHALDRPAWGRWGLYALALAAVGLTQLTGLALVAGHAVLVLLARGPGRWPFLPAAAASVLPSVPLAVISLGGSQGVVGFIPRPGFLDLLGVSAVVPPGSALWPQLLRSTTMAWVLLALALAALAVGPRRRVAGALAAFAGPVVAIWAASQAGPSFFFARYLVFLLPLLAVAAGVTVAALRLPAVIAAVLVVVAGASVPDQLATRAVASHEAAFYPYEMFSEHPGQYADYRGLAALLRQAQDGDAVVYSDRGNFWFTDTGVDYHLRGAGPRDVFLDRTPAQANALGAVEGTDHAARLADVRRVWVVGVGERQDPFAGSPALVVRPGEAGKVAAVTGAFRQAEVRWVPGFTVALMVR is encoded by the coding sequence GTGATCTCACCGTCCTCGGCCCGCCCGGCGACCGTCCCCCACACCGGCTCCCCCTCCCCCACCTTCCGGTTACCGGCCCTGGCCTCGGCGGTCACCGTGCTGGTGCTCGGACTGATCGGCCTGGACACCGCGCAGCTGTGGCGCGACGAGCTCGCCACCTGGAGCGCGGCGCGGCGGAGCGTGGCCGGGCTGGCCGGGCTGGCCGGGAACGCCGATGCCTTCTACCTGCCCTACTACCTGCTGCTGCACGGCTGGACCTCGGTGTTCGGGGACTCGGCGGTGTCCTTGCGGCTGCCGTCGCTGCTGGCCTGTGCCGGGGCCGCGGCCGCGGCCGCCGTGCTGGCCGGGCGGTGGTTCGGGGTGCGGGCGGCCTGGTGCGCCGGGGTGCTGTTCGCGCTGGTGCCGATGGTGTCGCGGATGGCCCAGGAGGCCCGGCCGTACGGGTTCGTGCTGCTGTTCACCGCCCTGGCCACGCTCGCCCTGGTGCACGCGCTCGACCGGCCCGCCTGGGGCCGCTGGGGGCTGTACGCGCTGGCGCTGGCCGCGGTCGGCCTCACCCAGCTCACCGGGCTGGCCCTGGTCGCCGGGCACGCCGTGCTGGTGCTGCTCGCGCGCGGTCCCGGGCGGTGGCCCTTCCTGCCCGCCGCGGCCGCCTCGGTGCTGCCGTCCGTGCCGCTGGCCGTGATCTCGCTCGGCGGGTCCCAGGGCGTGGTGGGCTTCATCCCCCGGCCCGGGTTCCTCGACCTGCTCGGCGTCAGCGCCGTCGTACCGCCGGGCAGCGCGCTGTGGCCGCAGCTGCTGCGGTCCACCACGATGGCCTGGGTGCTGCTCGCGCTCGCCCTGGCCGCGCTCGCGGTCGGGCCGCGGCGGCGGGTGGCGGGGGCGCTGGCCGCGTTCGCCGGGCCCGTGGTGGCGATCTGGGCGGCCTCCCAGGCCGGGCCGTCGTTCTTCTTCGCGCGGTACCTGGTGTTCCTGCTGCCGCTGCTGGCCGTGGCCGCCGGGGTGACCGTGGCCGCGCTGCGGCTGCCCGCCGTGATCGCGGCGGTGCTGGTCGTCGTGGCCGGGGCGAGCGTGCCGGACCAGCTCGCCACCCGCGCGGTCGCCTCGCACGAGGCCGCGTTCTACCCGTACGAGATGTTCAGCGAGCACCCCGGCCAGTACGCCGACTACCGGGGTCTGGCCGCACTGCTGCGGCAGGCCCAGGACGGCGATGCCGTGGTGTACAGCGACCGCGGCAACTTCTGGTTCACCGACACCGGCGTGGACTACCACCTGCGCGGCGCCGGGCCCCGGGACGTGTTCCTGGACCGCACGCCCGCGCAGGCCAACGCCTTGGGTGCGGTCGAGGGCACCGACCACGCCGCACGCCTGGCGGACGTGCGGCGGGTGTGGGTGGTCGGGGTCGGCGAGCGCCAGGACCCGTTCGCGGGCAGCCCGGCGCTCGTCGTGCGGCCCGGCGAGGCGGGCAAGGTCGCGGCGGTGACCGGGGCGTTCCGGCAGGCCGAGGTGCGGTGGGTGCCGGGGTTCACCGTGGCGCTCATGGTGCGGTAG
- a CDS encoding YciI family protein: MKYMLIWRATDEAIAGMADLDLNHMLEVHGRFNEEMIRAGVLLACEGLADAAEGVVVDYATEPPIVTDGPYGETKELFGGFYLLNVTSIEEAVEWARRIPFTGPGFKTEIRRVPTVDEFPQDNEWIQKETKWREATGQL, encoded by the coding sequence ATGAAGTACATGCTCATCTGGCGCGCGACCGACGAGGCCATCGCGGGCATGGCCGACCTCGACCTCAACCACATGCTGGAGGTGCACGGCCGGTTCAACGAGGAGATGATCCGCGCCGGGGTGCTGCTGGCCTGCGAGGGCCTGGCCGACGCCGCCGAGGGCGTGGTGGTGGACTACGCCACCGAGCCGCCGATCGTCACCGACGGGCCGTACGGGGAGACCAAGGAGCTGTTCGGCGGGTTCTACCTGCTCAACGTGACCTCCATCGAGGAGGCGGTCGAATGGGCCCGGCGCATCCCGTTCACCGGCCCGGGGTTCAAGACCGAGATCCGGCGGGTGCCCACCGTCGACGAGTTCCCGCAGGACAACGAGTGGATCCAGAAGGAGACGAAGTGGCGCGAGGCCACCGGCCAGCTCTGA
- a CDS encoding RNA polymerase sigma factor gives MTDPTGRRAVAAVWRIDSARIVGALARYTGDFTLAEDLAQEALAEALVTWPREGVPASPTGWLLTVGRRRAVDTFRRRATQDAKYAVLAQESQGEDGEADLLWDPDRLDDDVLALMFISCHPILSRESRIALTLRVVGGLTSDEIAKAFLVPTATVQARITRAKKSLGAAGIPFGLPPPAERAARLGSVLNVVYLVFTEGSTATSGDSLLRRDLAQEALRLARILARLQPSVGETHGLLALLELTAARFPARTAPDGTPVLLEHQDRGRWDQAAIRRGRAALSQAGKPDGLGAYGLQAAIAECHAVAPSVEATNWPRIVTLYEALSTLAPSPVVDLNRAVALSMSEGPATALELVDTLVARNALPTSHLLPAVRAELLTRLNRPAEAREAFEQAIILCPNPREQDLLRTKLSNLN, from the coding sequence GTGACCGATCCCACCGGCCGCAGGGCGGTCGCCGCGGTCTGGCGCATCGACTCGGCCCGCATCGTCGGTGCGCTGGCGCGCTACACCGGCGACTTCACCCTGGCCGAGGACCTGGCCCAGGAGGCCCTGGCGGAGGCGCTGGTGACCTGGCCCCGCGAGGGCGTCCCGGCCAGCCCGACGGGCTGGCTGCTGACCGTGGGCCGCCGCCGGGCGGTCGACACCTTCCGCCGCCGCGCCACGCAGGACGCGAAGTACGCCGTCCTCGCCCAGGAGAGCCAGGGCGAGGACGGCGAGGCGGACCTGCTGTGGGACCCGGACCGCCTGGACGACGACGTGCTGGCGCTGATGTTCATCTCCTGCCACCCGATCCTGTCGCGGGAGTCCCGGATCGCGCTGACCCTGCGCGTGGTGGGCGGCCTGACCAGCGACGAGATCGCCAAGGCCTTCCTGGTCCCGACGGCCACGGTCCAGGCCCGCATCACCCGGGCCAAGAAGTCCCTGGGCGCGGCGGGCATCCCGTTCGGGCTGCCGCCCCCGGCCGAACGCGCCGCGCGCCTGGGCTCGGTCCTGAACGTGGTCTACCTGGTCTTCACCGAGGGTTCGACGGCCACCTCGGGCGACAGCCTGCTGCGCCGGGACCTGGCCCAGGAAGCCCTCCGCCTGGCGCGGATCCTGGCGCGCCTGCAACCGTCGGTGGGCGAGACCCACGGCCTGCTGGCCCTGCTGGAGCTGACGGCGGCCCGTTTCCCGGCGCGCACGGCCCCGGACGGCACTCCCGTTTTGCTGGAACACCAGGACCGGGGCCGCTGGGACCAGGCGGCGATCCGCCGAGGCCGGGCAGCACTGTCCCAAGCGGGCAAACCAGACGGTCTGGGCGCCTACGGCCTCCAGGCGGCGATCGCCGAGTGCCACGCGGTGGCCCCGTCGGTCGAGGCCACGAACTGGCCACGCATCGTGACCCTCTACGAGGCCCTGTCCACCCTGGCCCCGTCCCCGGTGGTGGACCTGAACCGCGCGGTGGCCCTCTCGATGTCCGAAGGCCCGGCCACCGCCCTGGAACTCGTCGACACCCTGGTGGCCAGGAACGCCCTCCCGACCTCCCACCTGCTCCCCGCGGTGCGCGCCGAGCTCCTGACCCGCCTGAACCGCCCTGCCGAGGCCCGCGAGGCGTTCGAACAGGCGATCATCCTGTGCCCGAACCCCCGCGAACAGGACCTGCTGAGAACAAAGCTGTCGAACCTGAACTGA
- a CDS encoding GtrA family protein, whose translation MSSTAPAHPTSPTRTADQRSEFLKFAVVGALTWIIDTAVVYTLKLTILGDKPLTARAIGVIVATAASYLLNRSWSFNNRGGKAPFHEAVLFAAISAVGAALTLVPQAVSLYALHIRVPYVSPVTQAVANFVTGQILGVLLAMVFRFWAFRKFVFPEVKPTP comes from the coding sequence GTGTCCTCCACCGCACCGGCCCACCCGACGAGCCCCACCCGCACCGCCGACCAGCGGAGCGAGTTCCTCAAGTTCGCGGTGGTAGGCGCCCTGACCTGGATCATCGACACCGCGGTCGTCTACACCCTCAAACTGACGATCCTGGGCGACAAGCCCCTGACCGCCCGGGCGATCGGCGTCATCGTCGCCACCGCTGCCTCCTACCTCCTCAACCGCTCCTGGTCCTTCAACAACCGAGGCGGCAAGGCCCCCTTCCACGAGGCCGTCCTCTTCGCCGCGATCAGCGCGGTGGGCGCGGCCCTCACCCTGGTCCCGCAGGCCGTGTCGCTGTACGCGCTGCACATCCGGGTGCCCTACGTCAGCCCGGTCACGCAGGCGGTGGCCAACTTCGTCACCGGCCAGATCCTGGGTGTGCTGCTGGCCATGGTGTTCCGGTTCTGGGCGTTCCGGAAGTTCGTCTTCCCGGAGGTCAAGCCCACCCCGTGA
- a CDS encoding DUF5313 family protein, with protein sequence MTMRRPDPLRWLWYALGGRLPARYREWVRFDCTTRTWRLRYTSHVLVKATPFLVGGYLVLSLLPAPVWSILAALGLGLAYVLVLTLGTASEFRQNRLAQHGFPPEESSR encoded by the coding sequence ATGACGATGCGGAGACCGGATCCGCTGCGCTGGCTGTGGTACGCCCTGGGCGGGCGGCTGCCCGCGCGGTACCGGGAGTGGGTGCGCTTCGACTGCACCACACGCACGTGGCGCCTGCGGTACACCAGCCACGTGCTGGTGAAGGCCACCCCGTTCCTGGTGGGCGGCTACCTGGTGCTGAGCCTGCTGCCCGCACCGGTGTGGTCGATCCTGGCGGCGCTCGGGCTCGGGCTGGCGTACGTCCTGGTGCTCACGCTGGGCACGGCGTCGGAGTTCCGGCAGAACCGGCTGGCCCAGCACGGCTTCCCGCCGGAGGAGTCCTCCCGGTAG
- a CDS encoding PadR family transcriptional regulator, protein MSIGHTLLGLLEEGPRHGYDLKRAYDERFGQDRPLHYGQVYSTLSRLLRNGLVQVEGVEQGEGPERKRYAITGAGITDVDAWLGSPEKPEPYLQNTLYTKVVLALLSGRSAAEVLDIQRGAHLRLMRELTQRKNTGDLAAQLICDHALFHLEADLRWLELTAARLEELAKEVRA, encoded by the coding sequence ATGTCTATTGGACACACCCTGCTGGGGCTGTTGGAGGAGGGACCGCGGCACGGCTACGACCTGAAGCGTGCCTACGACGAGCGGTTCGGGCAGGACCGGCCGTTGCACTACGGGCAGGTCTACTCGACGTTGTCGCGGTTGCTGCGCAACGGGCTGGTGCAGGTCGAGGGTGTGGAGCAGGGTGAGGGGCCGGAGCGCAAGCGGTATGCCATCACCGGTGCGGGGATCACCGATGTGGACGCGTGGCTGGGCAGTCCGGAGAAGCCGGAGCCCTATCTGCAGAACACCCTCTACACCAAGGTCGTGCTGGCGTTGCTGTCCGGCCGGTCGGCCGCCGAGGTGCTGGACATCCAGCGGGGTGCGCATCTGCGGTTGATGCGGGAGCTGACCCAGCGCAAGAACACCGGGGACCTGGCCGCGCAGCTGATCTGTGATCACGCGTTGTTCCATCTGGAGGCTGATCTGCGCTGGTTGGAGCTGACCGCGGCGCGGTTGGAGGAGCTGGCGAAGGAAGTGCGGGCATGA